The nucleotide sequence TTGATCTCCAGGCTGCCTTTGTCCAACATTGGTGAGATCCGGACCTGTCCGTTCACTTCCGAGAAGGGACGGGGATTGTCTCCAGAAATCCATGCGCTTTTTTGAATAGTAATAGTCCGACGGCATTGAAGGTCTTTGTCCCCATATTTTATCCATTTCTATCCCCCGAACCTGTTGGGTATGACAAGCCACACATCCTTCACTTATAAAAAGGTGCATTCCTCTTAATTCTTCCGAAGTCATTGGCTGTTCCGCTGGTAGTGGAGCATTGTTTTCCTGCAATTGAAAAGCTGGAAAAACAGCAATAAACAAACTTAGCACAACAAATATCGTCAAAATTGTCACCAATAATAGTTGGTGGTTTTTATGAAAATCTAGCATATTCATCTTTTTTAACCTTAACTATTTTAGTATTCCTCTTTCTGCCGATTCGATACCCATTTACCATTTGGTAAAGGTTATAGCCAAATACCAAATGGGAAATGAACATTAATGAACCACCGACAGCCCTCCAAAGCCAGTAAGGGGCCATCAACCTTACCGAGTCAATGAACGGTTGTCCATCAACCCAACTCATTCCTTTTTCAGTCCCACCGATCATTAGAGAGAACATATAAATCACAAGACCTATGAAAGCGAACCAGAAATGCATTCCTACGGCCAGTTGGTTGGGCTCCTTTCGGGTAAGCTTTGGAAGAAGGGAATACATCCCTCCCCAAAGAAAAAAGCAGATGATTCCGTACATGGTCATATGGGAATGGGCCACATTAAAATCCGTAAAATGCCATATGTAATTAGTAAATCGAAATGCCTGAAAACTACCTTGGGTGGAACCAACAAAGTAAAAAATTACCCCTACCAACATAAAGGGAAGGACATAGGAATCTTCTATCGCCTTTCGGCTACCTTTCATGGTCATCATGAAATTGGTGGTACCCGCCAGTACAGGAATAAACATCCCTGCACTGAACACGATTGCAACGGTCTGTAACCACCAGGGCAATGGACTGAACACAAAGTGGTGGGTACCGATCAACGTATAAAACAGCATTTGGGTCCAAAACGCCAGTACACCTAAGCTGTATGAATAAATTGGCTTGTTGAGCGAAGCGGGAAGATAATAATAAACCAATCCCAATGTAAAGGTCATGAACCACATCCCCACTCCTTGATGCATATAATATCCTTGGATAACTGTCTCTCCTAAACCTTCCTGATAAAACGGGAGGTACCCTATAATGGCCAGCACCGTTGTCCATGTCAATGCCGCTAGTATAAACCAGTTGGAAATATAGATTTCAACCGTATTTCTTAAGGAAATGGTCTTATAAATATTAATTAGGGCCAATATCAGACCAATTGCAAATAGCAACATGACTGGCCAGATGTATTCCCGATACTCTCCCCCACCATTATTGAGCCCGTTCATCAGCGCAATATTGCCCAGGACCACACAAGCATTAATCAAGTAAAATGTCCACCAGCCTAATTTATAACTGAAGATCGATCTGTTGGAGGTACGGCTTACGACAAAATATCCCAATCCTAACATCCCTAAGGATGCCCAGCCCCAGAAAACTGTATTGGTATGTACCGGCCTTAACCTACCGAAGGACAACCAAGGCTGTTGGTCCATTTCAGGCCACACAAATTTCATTCCCAAATATTGCCCCATCAGGGTCCCGAATATCAGCCAAAAAGCTGCAGCTACTACATATGCTATTATCAGGCGGATTAATCTATCATCTGTCTCTACTTTCAACTTCCCTGACTTTTTATCATCCACCAAGGGGTTATGAGGGCTTTTCGTGATTTTCCTGATAAGCCCCTTTTCATCTTTAAAGTTGAGCTCACCTCCTATTTCATTTCCCCTCAAACGATACAAGCCGGCCTTCTTTCTTCGTTCTAGCAGTTCATCAACTTCCTCTCGTTCCAGATTGATGAGAACAGACTTAAGGTCCTCCCTTTCATTTGTCCATTTCACCTTTTCGGAGACATTCATTAGCTTATTTAGCCTGACCACCATCAGATAAGCTAATACCACAAGTACTAAAACTGACAATAATACCGTCCCGATTACTCCCGGTTGTGTAGACCATGTGGAAGTATCAATTTCTACTTTTCCCTGGGCAATGACGGTTCCAGTCATGACCATTGTTCCTGCCAGCCATACCAATATTTTAAACATATCCTATTAATGATTTTATTTTAGCACATTAAGACCTTTTTATCTTTTATTAAGATTTTCCAAGATCATCAAAATCCTTTGATCAGTTTTTCGAATTATATTAACCTAGATAAGGTAGCGCTCCCCTGTGACACTTCTTCGGCAAGCTCCTTGAGTGTCATTTTTGTGAGCATATTGGTCAGCTTGTCCCTTACGGTTTTAAACTCATGGTGTATAGGACAAGGATTAGCTGCTGAGCATTGCTTCAGTCCCAGTCCACATCCACTAAAAATACTATCACCATCTATGGCAATCACCAAATCGATCAATCGTAGATTTTCTTGGGCAGTGTTGATAAAAAAACCACCATTTGGTCCTTTAGTAGAGCTTATCATATCCTTTTTTGCCAAAGACTGTAACACCTTAGCAGTGAAATATTCCGGTGCATCTATTTCCTTACAGATATCCCTGACACCCAATTTCCCTCCATCCTTACTTTGGGACCAGATATAAATCATCGCCCGAATTCCGTACTCACATGCTTTTGAAAACATATATTAAACCTTTGATTTTCCCCAAAACTCATCTAGCCATTCCTCCTCTACTTTGCGGTGTACTTCATAAACCTTTTCGCTCATCTTCCTAAAATCCTCATCTAACAATTCAACCTGCATATATTGGAATAACTTCCTCTCCTCAAATCGAATATGTGCCTCCAGTTCATCTGCAAACCGAGAAAGCTGATCCACATCAACCCCTAATTGGATAATTTTTTTGTAATTCTCCCTGATTGATCTGTGCTGTTCCTCCGCCTCTTTTCGCATTAGGTCATTTTTAGCTAAAAAAGAAAAGAGCAGTTCTTCTTCTATTTGAAAATGAGATTCCAGATGGTTAGTAACGAAATAATCAAGGTAATCTACAATCCTTTGAATTTCCACTTTTTTCATTAGTCCTTGACGTATCTTCCACACCAATAACAGACCAAAATGATGGTCCTGTGAGAGAGGGATCAAAGCAGTATGACGTTTTAATGGCTTGGGCATAAATTAGTAGTATTATTACAAAATTTTACTTAAGTCAATTCATCAACCTATAAATTAATTACTCACCATTCCCCTCGATTACATTAATTGAGAAACCCGCTTCTCTGTTAGTCCTTTTTCCCGTATCACATATAATTAAAATCTTATTGGTACTATTTAAATTTCTCCCTGATTTTTATCAATTTAAGGTCCAACAAATATCCTATTATATTTAACCCAAATGTAAAACGCAAAAGCTGTAAATAAAAGACATTTTTATCTTTTATTTACAGCTTTTGCATATTCTTTACTCTAAATATTTTGTCGAGTAGGTAAGGGGAATTTCACCCCAAACCTCTCACAGCACCGTGCGTGATAGTCTCCCATCACACGGCGCTTCCAAAGTTAGGCCTCCTGTTCTTGCCAAGGGTTGGGGGTACTAATTGCCAGTGGGCGAACAGGTTTGGCTTTCCACGGTAGACTGTTTCCAGCCACCTGATTGCCTTTCGTTTCCCAATCCTCCTTTTCTGGGCCATCTTCCATTCTATCAGTTTCTTGTTCAGCCAGAACCATAATCCCACTGTTGTCCATTTATGGAACTTACAGTAATAATTGATCCAGCCTTTTATCATGACATTGATAGCTGACGACAGTCCTTGAATATTGCCTCGGTATTTCCTTATGGAAAACTTCCTGACCTTATCCCTGATCGATGTTTTGGAAGATTCGCTCATACATGCAGCGGTGATCAGTTTCAGCCCGTCTTTTGTCGGACAATAGCGCGGTTTGAACGTATAACCCAGAAAGTCAAAGGAGCATGCCGTCTCAGGGTTTTCCCTGTTTCGGTCATTTCGGCAGTAGACAATCTTTGTCTTTGCTTCGTTCATTGACAGTCCGCATTCGTTCATCCTTTCCGCTATTCGGGTTTTCATGAATGCTGCCTGTTTGTTGCTAACACAGTGAACTATGATGTCATCCGAGTATCTTTCAAACTGCATTTTCGGACAGTATTTCTCTATCCACCTATCGAAGGTGAAGTGGAGAAACATATTCGCCAGCAGTCCGCTGATAACCCCTCCCTGAGGAGTACCCTTCTCCCGTCCTTCAGTCAATCCTGTTTCCTGCTTCACAACATCAGCTTTCAGCCAGCGATCTATGTACATCGAAACCCATTTCTCCTTGGTATAATGTTCTACCGCCTTCAGCATTAGATCGTGGGGTATGTTATCGAAGAATCCACTGATATCGATATCCAGTACCCAACCGATTTTACTGCATCGCCTGATTGCTGACTGAATGGCCATGTGGGCATTACGTCCTGGCCGATATCCGTAGCTGTCGGGATGAAAAGTCGGTTCCACTATACGTTCCAGATACGCCTTGACTACCTGCTGACATACCCTGTCAGATACCGTTGGGATCCCAAGACTACGGGTTCCCCCTGATTTCTTGGGAATCAACACTTCTTTGATCGCCGAAGGGTGATAGCTTCCTGAGCTCATGCGGTTCCAGAGTTTGTAAACATTCCTGTTTAGTTCCTCCTCGAAGTCGCTGATACTCTGTCCGTCTATTCCTCCGCTTCCTCCACTGATCTTGACCTTCTTGAAGGCCTCCAGTACCATTACCCTGCTTACAGGATGTTCCTTTGTTTCATAATAATCAATCATCCCCTGTTACAAGTTGTTGTTAATATGGAAACCAACTCTGGTTCCACCCTTTGCTCCTCTCTACTTTCGCAGAGTATCACCACTACTACGATGAAATCCGCCCCCTTTCAGCATTTCGGTATTCGCCTTACAGGTTCGCTGCTTGTGCTTTCCCTTAGCACTGCTGAAAGAGTTCCCTTGTTCCGTTGAAAAGCCTGTAACGGGTTCCTGCCTCCTTTACACCGCATACTGTCCGGCCGGTAAACAGCTTACTTCTGCCGGACTTGTTCCTGAGGACACATATACCCCCTCAGTTTCAGTATGGTCTATGGATATATCGATGTTTTAACATGGAGGTTCACTCTCGTTCAGCTCCCCGTTACCCACCTGACAGATGACCTCTGCCTTTTCTTTATCGCTCAGTACGAATACCTTTCGGTGAGTCGCACCATAAAGTGGTTTGTGAAGTCTGGCTGACAGCCTACACGATGGGCCGACCATCATCTTTTCAACAGCATGCGGAGAACTTATTCCTCCGCTTCAAGGCACACATATGTGTATCCGTAAGAGAGCACGTAATAAAATGTGACAATACGTGTCATTAAATTTCAAGGAGGGAGAATAGTTGTTTTCATGCATAAAAAACAAGAAAAGCTATGAACCTGATAGAATTCACGGGGCATTTTCCCGACGAGGAGAGTTATGAACAGTACACCAAAAAATACAGGGAGAAAAGAGGGATACAGTGTACAAAGCTACCAAGAGATAACCCGTCACTATTGGTTTGCCAACGGCAGGTTTTTCGAATGCAGCAGTTGCCGGAAGCGCTCTTCCCTGAAATCGGGAACGGTAACGGAAAACAGTAAGCTACCGCTCCGGATCTGGCTATTGGCCAGGCTGTTTATGTCGGCGACCAAGAAAGGGTTTTCCTGCCTTGAGCTCCAGCGACAATTGGGCCTCAGCAGATATGAGACCACTTTCCGGCTAATACACAGGATCAGGTTGGCGATGGGGCAACGGGATGAAATCTATACCCTTAGTGATATGATCGAATATGATGAATGCTACATGGAAACCGTACAGGAGAAACAGATCGAGGTGCAGCTAAAACGGGGAAGGGCCGTCAGAGGCAGATAGCAGTGGCCATGGCTGCCGAATCCTTCCTGTTGGAAGACCTGGATTCTGGACTGATCAAAAAACGCAGTGGCTATTTCAAAATGAGGGTCATGTACAAAGTGGACAGCGCGAGTGTCAATGCCTTTCCGGGCCAACACCAGGGCGATGTGGTACTGTTTACCGACAAGA is from Echinicola marina and encodes:
- a CDS encoding cbb3-type cytochrome c oxidase subunit I, with protein sequence MFKILVWLAGTMVMTGTVIAQGKVEIDTSTWSTQPGVIGTVLLSVLVLVVLAYLMVVRLNKLMNVSEKVKWTNEREDLKSVLINLEREEVDELLERRKKAGLYRLRGNEIGGELNFKDEKGLIRKITKSPHNPLVDDKKSGKLKVETDDRLIRLIIAYVVAAAFWLIFGTLMGQYLGMKFVWPEMDQQPWLSFGRLRPVHTNTVFWGWASLGMLGLGYFVVSRTSNRSIFSYKLGWWTFYLINACVVLGNIALMNGLNNGGGEYREYIWPVMLLFAIGLILALINIYKTISLRNTVEIYISNWFILAALTWTTVLAIIGYLPFYQEGLGETVIQGYYMHQGVGMWFMTFTLGLVYYYLPASLNKPIYSYSLGVLAFWTQMLFYTLIGTHHFVFSPLPWWLQTVAIVFSAGMFIPVLAGTTNFMMTMKGSRKAIEDSYVLPFMLVGVIFYFVGSTQGSFQAFRFTNYIWHFTDFNVAHSHMTMYGIICFFLWGGMYSLLPKLTRKEPNQLAVGMHFWFAFIGLVIYMFSLMIGGTEKGMSWVDGQPFIDSVRLMAPYWLWRAVGGSLMFISHLVFGYNLYQMVNGYRIGRKRNTKIVKVKKDEYARFS
- a CDS encoding RrF2 family transcriptional regulator, whose protein sequence is MFSKACEYGIRAMIYIWSQSKDGGKLGVRDICKEIDAPEYFTAKVLQSLAKKDMISSTKGPNGGFFINTAQENLRLIDLVIAIDGDSIFSGCGLGLKQCSAANPCPIHHEFKTVRDKLTNMLTKMTLKELAEEVSQGSATLSRLI
- the ltrA gene encoding group II intron reverse transcriptase/maturase; this encodes MIDYYETKEHPVSRVMVLEAFKKVKISGGSGGIDGQSISDFEEELNRNVYKLWNRMSSGSYHPSAIKEVLIPKKSGGTRSLGIPTVSDRVCQQVVKAYLERIVEPTFHPDSYGYRPGRNAHMAIQSAIRRCSKIGWVLDIDISGFFDNIPHDLMLKAVEHYTKEKWVSMYIDRWLKADVVKQETGLTEGREKGTPQGGVISGLLANMFLHFTFDRWIEKYCPKMQFERYSDDIIVHCVSNKQAAFMKTRIAERMNECGLSMNEAKTKIVYCRNDRNRENPETACSFDFLGYTFKPRYCPTKDGLKLITAACMSESSKTSIRDKVRKFSIRKYRGNIQGLSSAINVMIKGWINYYCKFHKWTTVGLWFWLNKKLIEWKMAQKRRIGKRKAIRWLETVYRGKPNLFAHWQLVPPTLGKNRRPNFGSAV
- a CDS encoding hemerythrin domain-containing protein, giving the protein MPKPLKRHTALIPLSQDHHFGLLLVWKIRQGLMKKVEIQRIVDYLDYFVTNHLESHFQIEEELLFSFLAKNDLMRKEAEEQHRSIRENYKKIIQLGVDVDQLSRFADELEAHIRFEERKLFQYMQVELLDEDFRKMSEKVYEVHRKVEEEWLDEFWGKSKV